A DNA window from Streptomyces parvus contains the following coding sequences:
- a CDS encoding ATP-binding cassette domain-containing protein, with protein sequence MGIEVVVEGLTKSFGKQNIWQDVNLTLPAGEVSVMLGPSGTGKTVFLKSIIGLLKPERGRVLINGVDMVNSPERDIMETRKLFGLMFQDGALFGSMSLFDNIAFPLREHTRKKESEIRRIVMERIDIVGLLGAEGKLPGEISGGMRKRAGLARALVLDPQIILCDEPDSGLDPVRTAYLSQLLIDLNAQIDATMLIVTHNLDIAATVPDNMGMLFCRNLVTFGPREVLLTSDTPVVSQFLAGRREGPIGMSEEKDAATLAAEQLADTVPPATGPRTVVPQLEPSPGMPVRQGALRRRERVMSMMGQLPEAARRAILDSYAPAAGGARA encoded by the coding sequence ATGGGAATCGAAGTAGTCGTCGAGGGCCTGACGAAATCCTTCGGCAAGCAGAACATCTGGCAGGACGTCAACCTCACCCTGCCCGCCGGTGAAGTGAGCGTCATGCTCGGTCCTTCCGGAACCGGAAAGACCGTTTTCCTGAAATCCATCATCGGGCTTCTGAAGCCCGAACGGGGACGCGTCCTCATCAACGGCGTCGACATGGTGAACAGCCCGGAGCGCGACATCATGGAGACCCGGAAACTCTTCGGCCTCATGTTCCAGGACGGGGCCCTTTTCGGCTCGATGTCGCTCTTCGACAACATCGCCTTCCCGCTGCGCGAGCACACCCGCAAGAAGGAATCCGAGATCCGTCGCATCGTGATGGAACGCATCGACATCGTCGGTCTCCTCGGCGCCGAGGGAAAGCTGCCCGGCGAGATATCCGGGGGTATGCGCAAGCGGGCCGGCCTCGCCCGCGCCCTCGTCCTCGACCCCCAGATCATCCTCTGCGACGAACCGGACTCCGGCCTCGACCCGGTCCGCACCGCCTACCTCTCGCAGCTCCTCATCGACCTCAACGCGCAGATCGACGCGACGATGCTCATCGTCACCCACAACCTCGACATCGCGGCGACCGTCCCCGACAACATGGGCATGCTGTTCTGCCGCAACCTCGTCACCTTCGGCCCGCGCGAGGTACTGCTCACCAGCGACACCCCGGTCGTCTCCCAGTTCCTCGCCGGACGCCGGGAAGGACCCATCGGCATGTCCGAGGAGAAGGACGCCGCCACCCTCGCCGCCGAGCAGCTGGCCGACACCGTCCCGCCGGCCACCGGTCCCCGCACCGTCGTCCCCCAGCTGGAGCCCTCGCCCGGGATGCCTGTACGCCAGGGGGCGCTGCGCCGCCGGGAGCGGGTCATGTCGATGATGGGCCAGCTGCCGGAGGCCGCCCGCAGGGCGATCCTCGACAGCTACGCCCCGGCCGCGGGAGGTGCGCGCGCGTGA
- a CDS encoding ABC transporter permease — MTAPMPVRPPEPPEKPPPATGFEAAEARPAPGKGRPSRLLAPLRETGKLFALAVAVARAIFRRPFQVREFIEQFWFVASVTILPAALVSIPFGAVIALQVGSLTQQLGAQSFTGGASVLAVIQQASPLIVALLISGAAGSAICADLGSRKIREELDAMEVMGVSPIQRLVVPRVLATMLVAVLLNGLISVVGTLGGYFFNVIMQDGTPGAYLASFSALAQLPDLYISEFKALIFGFIAGIVAAHRGLNPRGGPKGVGDAVNQSVVITFMLLFFVNMVLTAIYLQIVPAKGS, encoded by the coding sequence GTGACCGCCCCGATGCCGGTGCGGCCGCCCGAGCCGCCCGAGAAGCCCCCACCGGCCACCGGCTTTGAAGCCGCCGAAGCCCGTCCGGCGCCGGGGAAGGGCCGCCCGTCCCGGCTGCTCGCCCCACTCCGCGAGACCGGGAAGCTGTTCGCGCTCGCCGTCGCCGTGGCCCGCGCCATCTTCCGCAGACCGTTCCAGGTACGGGAGTTCATCGAGCAGTTCTGGTTCGTCGCGAGCGTCACCATCCTGCCCGCCGCCCTCGTCTCCATCCCGTTCGGCGCGGTCATCGCCCTCCAGGTCGGCTCCCTCACGCAGCAGCTCGGCGCCCAGTCCTTCACCGGCGGCGCCAGCGTCCTCGCGGTGATCCAGCAGGCGAGCCCGCTCATCGTGGCGCTGCTGATCTCCGGCGCAGCCGGCTCCGCGATCTGCGCCGACCTCGGCTCCCGCAAGATCCGCGAGGAACTCGACGCGATGGAGGTCATGGGCGTCTCGCCCATCCAGCGTCTCGTCGTCCCCCGGGTGCTCGCCACCATGCTCGTCGCCGTCCTGCTCAACGGGCTGATCTCGGTGGTCGGCACGCTCGGCGGCTACTTCTTCAACGTGATCATGCAGGACGGCACCCCCGGCGCCTACCTCGCGAGCTTCTCCGCCCTCGCCCAGCTGCCCGACCTCTACATCAGCGAGTTCAAGGCCCTGATCTTCGGCTTCATCGCCGGCATCGTCGCCGCCCACCGCGGCCTCAACCCCCGCGGCGGCCCCAAGGGCGTCGGCGACGCGGTCAACCAGTCCGTCGTCATCACCTTCATGCTGCTGTTCTTCGTGAACATGGTCCTCACGGCGATCTACCTCCAGATCGTCCCCGCGAAGGGGAGCTGA
- a CDS encoding ABC transporter permease, which produces MAMLSWLDRSGDQLTFYVRALLWIPRTLRRYLREVQRLLAEVSFGSGGLGVIGGTIGVMVAMTLFTGTVVGLQGYAALNQIGTSAFTGFVSAYFNTREIAPLVAGLALSATVGAGFTAQLGAMRINEEVDALEAMGVRSMPYLVTTRIIAGVVAIIPLYAIGLLSSYVASRWITIFFNGQSAGTYDHYFHLFLSPQDVLLSVLKVLIFSVLVILAHCYYGFHATGGPAGVGVAVGRSVRNAIVLISVTDFFLSLAVWGATTTVKVAG; this is translated from the coding sequence ATGGCGATGCTCAGCTGGCTCGACCGATCGGGCGACCAACTCACCTTCTACGTAAGGGCACTCCTCTGGATCCCGCGCACCCTGCGCCGTTATCTGCGCGAGGTCCAGCGACTCCTGGCGGAGGTCTCCTTCGGCAGCGGCGGACTCGGCGTCATCGGAGGCACCATCGGCGTGATGGTCGCCATGACCCTGTTCACCGGCACGGTCGTCGGACTCCAGGGCTACGCGGCCCTCAACCAGATCGGCACCTCAGCCTTCACCGGGTTCGTCTCCGCCTACTTCAACACCCGGGAGATCGCCCCCCTGGTCGCCGGACTCGCCCTCTCCGCCACCGTCGGCGCGGGCTTCACCGCCCAGCTCGGCGCGATGCGGATCAACGAGGAGGTCGACGCCCTGGAGGCGATGGGCGTCCGCTCCATGCCCTACCTCGTGACCACCCGGATCATCGCCGGAGTCGTCGCGATCATCCCGCTGTACGCGATCGGGCTGCTTTCCTCGTACGTCGCCTCCCGCTGGATCACCATCTTCTTCAACGGCCAGTCGGCGGGCACCTACGACCACTACTTCCATCTCTTCCTCTCCCCGCAGGACGTCCTGCTGTCGGTGCTCAAGGTGCTGATCTTCAGCGTGCTGGTGATCCTCGCCCACTGCTACTACGGCTTCCACGCCACCGGCGGGCCGGCCGGCGTGGGTGTGGCGGTCGGCCGCTCGGTGCGCAACGCCATCGTGCTCATCAGCGTCACCGACTTCTTCCTCTCGCTCGCCGTCTGGGGCGCCACGACGACGGTGAAGGTGGCCGGCTGA
- a CDS encoding MCE family protein — MRTPSTRTVRRRLAGVTFLLVPAVLVWVSVSVYEKDFTDDATVTVRTGPVGNEMHENADVKLRGVVIGQVRSIATDGDGARLTLAIDRDKLGQVPADVTAQMLPTTLFGARFVALVPPRIPAATTLRAGAVIPQDRSSNAIELEQVLDNVLPLLTAVKPEKLSATLGAVSRALEGRGERLGETLTTLDHHLKKFNPQLPTLNADIKELVKVSTLYADAAPDILDALRDATVTSSTLADEEARLAVLHGTTTAAAQDVTSFLRENKDNLIRLSAASRPSLELLAEYAESFPCTLRTMAGFVPAMDKALGKGTDEPGLHVSVKAVPSKGAYIPGRDAPVYNATGGPKCYSVPYVGRHAPTADTRRAADVTAPPATRGDAGDGTDTALGLPNSPQESQLVNELVAPSLKVRPGDLPDWSSVLIGPAFRGAEVKLK, encoded by the coding sequence ATGCGCACACCCAGCACACGCACGGTCCGCCGGCGCCTGGCCGGAGTCACCTTCCTGCTGGTCCCCGCCGTCCTGGTGTGGGTCTCGGTCTCCGTGTACGAGAAGGACTTCACCGACGACGCCACCGTCACCGTCCGCACCGGACCGGTCGGCAACGAGATGCACGAGAACGCGGACGTGAAGCTCCGCGGCGTCGTCATCGGGCAGGTCCGCTCCATCGCCACCGACGGTGACGGCGCCCGCCTCACTCTGGCCATCGACCGCGACAAGCTCGGCCAGGTCCCCGCCGACGTCACGGCCCAGATGCTGCCGACCACCCTCTTCGGCGCCCGGTTCGTCGCGCTCGTCCCGCCCCGCATCCCCGCCGCCACCACCCTGCGGGCCGGAGCCGTCATCCCGCAGGACCGCTCCAGCAACGCCATCGAGCTGGAACAGGTCCTCGACAACGTCCTGCCGCTGCTGACCGCCGTGAAGCCCGAGAAGCTCTCCGCCACCCTGGGCGCCGTCTCCCGGGCGCTGGAGGGACGCGGTGAACGCCTCGGCGAGACGCTGACCACGCTGGATCACCATCTGAAGAAGTTCAACCCCCAACTTCCCACCCTCAACGCCGACATCAAGGAACTCGTCAAGGTGAGCACGCTGTACGCGGACGCCGCGCCGGACATCCTCGACGCGCTGAGGGACGCCACGGTCACCAGCTCCACCCTCGCCGACGAGGAGGCGCGGCTCGCCGTTCTCCACGGCACCACCACGGCCGCCGCGCAGGACGTCACCTCCTTCCTGCGGGAGAACAAGGACAACCTCATCCGGCTCTCCGCCGCGAGCCGGCCGTCCCTCGAACTCCTCGCGGAATACGCCGAGTCGTTCCCCTGCACCCTGCGCACCATGGCCGGCTTCGTCCCGGCCATGGACAAGGCGCTCGGCAAGGGCACCGACGAGCCGGGGCTGCATGTGTCAGTCAAGGCTGTCCCCTCGAAGGGCGCATACATCCCCGGAAGGGACGCCCCGGTCTACAACGCCACGGGCGGCCCGAAGTGCTATTCGGTGCCGTACGTCGGCCGGCACGCCCCGACCGCCGACACCCGCCGGGCCGCCGACGTCACCGCGCCCCCGGCCACTCGGGGCGATGCCGGCGACGGTACCGACACCGCGCTCGGACTGCCCAACTCGCCCCAGGAGTCCCAGCTCGTGAACGAACTGGTCGCCCCCTCGCTGAAGGTCCGGCCGGGGGACCTGCCCGACTGGAGCAGCGTGCTCATCGGCCCGGCCTTCCGCGGTGCGGAGGTGAAGCTCAAGTGA
- a CDS encoding MCE family protein: MKRRSLAGPVTKSLVFIVVTVLATTVLGLSIANTGVGDTTTYRARFTDATGLIPGDSVRIAGVKVGQVESVRVADRRVAEVAFAVRKGRDLPASVTASIKYLNMVGQRYVDLDRGAGPVGRTFAPGDTIPLSRTTPALDLTQLFNGFQPLFEGLSPPDVNQLAGSIVQVLQGEGGTVDSILRHVGSLTTTVAAKDKVIGEVITNLNTVLKTVNDREEGFDDLVVTLQKLVTGFSGDRKPLGEAITAMGALTTVTADLFQDGRKPLKDDIQQLGRLSGQLEKGTPQIENFLQKTPAKMAAISRLTSYGSWLNLYLCEAKVSGVTHDDGSKPPTGIAITQPRCLA, encoded by the coding sequence GTGAAACGCCGCTCGCTCGCGGGACCGGTCACCAAGTCCCTCGTCTTCATCGTCGTCACCGTGCTGGCCACCACCGTCCTCGGTCTCTCCATCGCCAATACGGGCGTCGGCGACACCACCACGTACAGGGCGCGGTTCACCGACGCCACCGGCCTCATTCCCGGCGACAGCGTCCGGATCGCCGGGGTGAAGGTCGGCCAGGTCGAATCCGTCCGGGTCGCCGACCGGCGCGTAGCCGAGGTCGCCTTCGCCGTACGCAAGGGCCGGGACCTCCCCGCCTCGGTGACGGCGTCCATCAAGTACCTCAACATGGTCGGCCAGCGGTACGTCGACCTCGACCGGGGCGCCGGACCCGTCGGCAGGACCTTCGCCCCCGGGGACACCATCCCGCTCTCCCGCACCACCCCGGCCCTCGACCTCACCCAGCTCTTCAACGGCTTCCAGCCGCTCTTCGAAGGGCTGTCGCCGCCCGACGTCAATCAGCTCGCCGGCTCCATCGTCCAGGTCCTCCAGGGGGAGGGCGGCACCGTCGACAGCATCCTGCGGCACGTGGGCTCGCTCACCACGACCGTCGCCGCGAAGGACAAGGTGATCGGCGAGGTGATCACGAACCTCAACACGGTCCTCAAGACGGTCAACGACCGCGAGGAGGGCTTCGACGACCTCGTCGTCACCCTCCAGAAGCTCGTCACCGGATTCTCCGGCGACCGCAAACCGCTCGGCGAGGCCATCACCGCGATGGGCGCGCTCACCACCGTCACCGCCGACCTCTTCCAGGACGGCAGGAAGCCCCTCAAGGACGACATCCAGCAACTCGGTCGCCTCAGCGGACAGTTGGAGAAGGGCACCCCGCAGATCGAGAACTTCCTCCAGAAGACCCCGGCCAAGATGGCGGCCATCAGCCGGCTGACGTCCTACGGATCGTGGCTCAACCTGTACCTCTGCGAAGCGAAGGTCAGCGGCGTCACCCACGACGACGGCAGCAAGCCGCCCACCGGCATCGCGATCACCCAACCGAGGTGCCTGGCATGA
- a CDS encoding MCE family protein → MRITPIRERNPVAVAVVGLLVLSLVGLIAWRADALPFVDNGTSYSADFTESAGLDDGDEVRIAGVKVGEVTGVSLDGAKVRVDFRVKDAWIGDSSTVGIAIKTLLGEKYLAVDPLGDAPQDPGSRITASRTTSPYDVTQAFNGLGETIGEIDTDQLAKSFETISATFKDSPPHVRSAADGLSALSRTVSERDAQLATLLSSSKKLTKTLDGKKSSFETLLEDGNLLLGEVQARRDSIHLLLTGARDLGTQLTGLVKDNDKQLGPTLASLGRVTAVLVKNRKSLDKVLATTGSYSRLVGNTLGSGRWFDNYVCGVVPRNYLPAGTPPATGCMPPRQQGGR, encoded by the coding sequence ATGAGAATCACCCCCATCCGGGAACGCAACCCGGTCGCCGTCGCCGTCGTCGGGCTCCTCGTCCTGTCCCTCGTCGGCCTCATCGCCTGGCGCGCCGACGCCCTGCCCTTCGTCGACAACGGCACCTCCTACAGCGCCGACTTCACCGAATCCGCCGGACTCGACGACGGTGACGAGGTGCGCATCGCCGGAGTGAAGGTCGGCGAGGTCACCGGCGTCTCCCTCGACGGCGCGAAGGTCCGGGTCGACTTCCGGGTGAAGGACGCCTGGATCGGCGACTCCTCCACCGTGGGCATCGCCATCAAGACCCTGCTCGGTGAGAAGTACCTCGCCGTCGACCCCCTCGGCGACGCCCCGCAGGACCCCGGCTCCCGTATCACCGCGAGCCGCACCACCTCCCCGTACGACGTCACCCAGGCGTTCAACGGACTCGGCGAGACCATCGGCGAGATCGACACCGACCAGCTCGCCAAGAGCTTCGAGACGATCTCCGCCACCTTCAAGGACTCCCCGCCCCACGTCCGCAGCGCCGCAGACGGGCTCTCCGCCCTCTCCCGTACGGTCTCCGAACGCGACGCCCAGCTCGCCACCCTGCTCAGCAGCAGCAAGAAGCTGACCAAGACCCTCGACGGCAAGAAGAGCAGCTTCGAAACGCTCCTGGAGGACGGAAACCTCCTGCTCGGCGAGGTCCAGGCCCGCCGCGACTCCATCCATCTGCTGCTCACCGGCGCCCGCGACCTCGGCACGCAGCTCACCGGACTCGTCAAGGACAACGACAAGCAGCTCGGGCCGACGCTGGCCTCCCTCGGCCGCGTCACGGCCGTCCTGGTGAAGAACCGCAAGAGCCTGGACAAGGTCCTCGCCACGACCGGCTCCTACAGCCGGCTCGTCGGCAACACCCTCGGCAGCGGGCGCTGGTTCGACAACTACGTCTGCGGCGTCGTGCCCAGGAACTACCTACCCGCCGGCACACCCCCGGCGACCGGATGCATGCCACCCCGGCAGCAAGGGGGCCGCTGA
- a CDS encoding MCE family protein produces MRRTRITGIGAGLAVVAVVAATGLSALEEDGKTTVTAYFDRATGVYPGSDLRILGVKVGAVDSVEPRGKEVKVVLRLDQGVDVPRDAHAVVVAPSLVADRYIQLAPAYDGGPRLADDAVLPAARNATPVEVDELYASITELSTALGPNGANANGAFARLLDTGAKNLDGNGKAIGDSIEQFGKATKTLDKSSGDLFDTLTYLQSFTTMLKKNDGNVRSAEQQLNTVTTFLADDKKNLSAALRELGTALGQVKTFIAKNRGSLKKNVEALVPITQALVDQRASLAEAMDTLPLAAGNVLNAYDPAHRTLNGRTNLNELSMGGPLVEPGAAAAVSRLTGLAPVDAIRRKALPVLPLPEVGTVYGTPAKQPGKPRQAGKAGTSGGTDQEKGAER; encoded by the coding sequence ATGAGACGCACCCGCATCACCGGCATCGGCGCCGGCCTCGCCGTCGTCGCCGTCGTGGCCGCCACCGGCCTGAGCGCCCTGGAGGAGGACGGGAAGACCACCGTCACCGCCTACTTCGACCGCGCCACCGGCGTCTACCCCGGATCCGACCTGCGGATCCTCGGCGTGAAGGTCGGCGCCGTCGACTCCGTCGAGCCGCGCGGCAAGGAGGTGAAGGTCGTGCTGCGCCTCGACCAGGGCGTCGACGTCCCCCGGGACGCCCACGCCGTCGTCGTCGCCCCCAGCCTCGTCGCCGACCGCTACATCCAGCTCGCCCCGGCCTACGACGGCGGCCCCCGGCTCGCCGACGACGCGGTGCTGCCCGCCGCCCGCAACGCCACCCCCGTCGAGGTCGACGAGCTGTACGCCTCCATCACCGAGCTGTCCACCGCGCTCGGCCCCAACGGGGCCAACGCGAACGGGGCGTTCGCCCGGCTCCTGGACACCGGGGCGAAGAACCTCGACGGCAACGGCAAGGCCATCGGGGACTCCATCGAGCAGTTCGGCAAGGCCACCAAGACGCTCGACAAGAGCAGCGGAGACCTGTTCGACACCCTGACGTACCTCCAGAGCTTCACCACGATGCTCAAGAAGAACGACGGCAACGTCCGCAGCGCCGAGCAGCAGCTGAACACGGTCACCACCTTCCTCGCCGACGACAAGAAGAACCTCAGCGCCGCCCTCAGGGAACTCGGCACCGCCCTCGGCCAGGTCAAGACCTTCATCGCCAAGAACCGCGGCTCGCTCAAGAAGAACGTCGAGGCCCTGGTGCCGATCACCCAGGCCCTCGTCGACCAGCGCGCCTCGCTCGCCGAGGCGATGGACACCCTGCCGCTCGCCGCGGGCAACGTCCTCAACGCCTACGACCCGGCCCACCGCACCCTCAACGGGCGGACCAACCTCAACGAACTGTCCATGGGCGGACCGCTCGTGGAGCCCGGAGCCGCCGCCGCGGTGAGCCGGCTCACCGGCCTCGCCCCCGTCGACGCCATCCGCCGCAAGGCGCTGCCCGTCCTGCCGCTGCCCGAGGTCGGCACGGTCTACGGCACCCCCGCGAAGCAACCCGGCAAGCCGCGCCAGGCCGGAAAGGCAGGCACGTCCGGCGGGACGGACCAGGAGAAGGGGGCCGAGCGATGA
- a CDS encoding MCE family protein: MNDEIRRRPAARAAVGAVALLATGALIALVVVRPDAPSFTGIEQIPLPGGADLGDRPYEVTAEFGDVLSLAPQSSVKVNDVSVGRVTKIALAPDGWRARVTMQVNGKVKLPANAYARLEQSSLLGEKFIQLAPPPEGTAHGSLASGGRIPVSRTNRNPEVEEVFGALSMLLNGGGVNQLKTITTELNKALAGQEPQIRSVLNRVDTLVANLDENKGDITQALDGVNRLATTLATRDQDVGTVLTGLSPGLKVLEKQRGSLLTMLRSLDTLSTVAVDTINRSKADMIADLKALAPTLKALADSGQDLPNSLQVLLTYPFTDEVLRGVKGDYLNVYLDVTAMPGTQIIPALTPDPPGIPQPPAEGEEPAASTRGALPLPLPLPAVSGTPKTTKEATP; the protein is encoded by the coding sequence ATGAACGACGAGATCCGGCGCAGACCCGCCGCACGGGCGGCCGTCGGCGCGGTCGCCCTGCTCGCCACCGGCGCGCTGATCGCCCTGGTCGTGGTCCGCCCCGACGCCCCCTCCTTCACCGGCATCGAGCAGATCCCGCTGCCCGGCGGCGCGGACCTCGGCGACCGGCCGTACGAAGTCACCGCCGAGTTCGGCGACGTCCTCAGCCTCGCCCCGCAGTCCTCGGTCAAGGTCAACGACGTCTCCGTGGGGCGGGTCACGAAGATCGCGCTCGCCCCGGACGGCTGGCGGGCCCGGGTCACCATGCAGGTCAACGGCAAGGTCAAGCTTCCCGCCAACGCCTACGCCCGGCTCGAACAGTCCAGCCTGCTCGGCGAGAAGTTCATCCAGCTCGCCCCGCCCCCCGAGGGCACCGCACACGGGTCGCTCGCGAGCGGCGGCCGTATCCCCGTCTCCCGCACCAACAGGAACCCCGAGGTCGAAGAGGTCTTCGGAGCCCTGTCCATGCTCCTCAACGGGGGCGGCGTCAACCAGCTCAAGACCATCACCACCGAGCTGAACAAAGCGCTCGCCGGGCAGGAACCGCAGATCCGCTCCGTGCTCAACCGGGTCGACACCCTCGTGGCCAACCTGGACGAGAACAAGGGCGACATCACCCAGGCCCTCGACGGGGTCAACCGGCTCGCCACCACCCTCGCCACCCGCGACCAGGACGTCGGCACCGTCCTCACCGGGCTCAGCCCCGGACTCAAGGTCCTGGAGAAGCAGCGCGGCTCCCTGCTCACCATGCTGCGCTCCCTCGACACCCTGTCCACGGTCGCCGTCGACACCATCAACCGGAGCAAGGCCGACATGATCGCCGACCTCAAGGCGCTCGCCCCGACCCTCAAGGCGCTCGCCGACTCCGGCCAGGACCTCCCGAACTCGCTCCAGGTCCTGCTGACCTACCCCTTCACGGACGAGGTGCTGCGGGGCGTCAAGGGCGACTACCTCAACGTCTACCTGGACGTGACGGCCATGCCCGGCACGCAGATCATCCCGGCCCTCACCCCGGACCCCCCGGGGATTCCGCAGCCCCCGGCCGAGGGAGAGGAGCCGGCCGCGTCGACCCGGGGCGCGCTGCCGCTCCCGCTCCCGCTGCCCGCCGTGTCGGGCACGCCGAAGACCACGAAGGAGGCGACACCGTGA
- a CDS encoding MCE family protein encodes MITLAVRLKNLAFLVIAVLVLGYLGVRYADLGHYVGLRSYYTVTVQLPQTGGLYTHSNVTYRGVSVGRVGPIELTEDGVEAELRIEKDAPRIPDSLTAVVANLSAVGEQYVDLRPTRTEGPFLGNGSVIDEADTTIPAPPTDVLTSVDDLASSVNLESLRTVVEEFGAAFEGRGDDLQVLLDTSGDFVEAADKALPVTTRLMADGEQVLRTQAEQGKALKGFAEGARELAAELKGSDADLRRLIATTPDAAVQISGLLRDVDPAFGVVVANLLTTSDVAVTRQRGLEELLVKLPAVAAAGASAVDDDGARFGMSVTFFEPLPCTAGYGGTVYRNGLDTSAGPAVNTAARCASSPGTGINVRGSANAPKGGPVPKPAVPGSMKLPGAVDGAAATAQPPAEGMAGLLGLGGGS; translated from the coding sequence GTGATCACCCTCGCCGTCCGGCTGAAGAACCTCGCCTTCCTCGTCATCGCCGTCCTCGTCCTCGGCTACCTGGGCGTCCGCTACGCCGATCTCGGCCACTACGTCGGACTGCGCAGCTACTACACCGTCACGGTCCAGCTCCCGCAGACGGGCGGCCTCTACACCCACTCCAACGTCACCTACCGGGGCGTCTCCGTGGGCCGCGTCGGCCCCATCGAGCTGACCGAGGACGGCGTCGAGGCCGAGCTGCGGATCGAGAAGGACGCTCCGCGGATCCCCGACAGTCTCACGGCCGTCGTCGCGAACCTCTCGGCGGTCGGCGAGCAGTACGTCGACCTGCGGCCCACCCGCACGGAGGGGCCCTTCCTGGGCAACGGCTCGGTCATCGACGAAGCCGACACCACCATTCCCGCGCCCCCCACCGACGTGCTCACCAGCGTCGACGACCTGGCGAGCTCGGTGAACCTGGAGAGCCTGCGGACCGTCGTCGAGGAGTTCGGGGCCGCCTTCGAAGGGCGCGGCGACGACCTCCAGGTCCTGCTGGACACCAGCGGCGACTTCGTCGAGGCCGCGGACAAGGCCCTGCCGGTCACGACCCGGCTGATGGCCGACGGCGAGCAGGTCCTGCGCACCCAGGCCGAACAGGGCAAGGCGCTCAAGGGCTTCGCCGAGGGAGCCAGGGAACTGGCCGCCGAACTCAAGGGCTCCGACGCCGACCTGCGACGCCTCATCGCGACCACCCCGGACGCCGCCGTCCAGATCAGCGGACTGCTGCGCGACGTGGACCCGGCCTTCGGCGTCGTCGTCGCCAACCTCCTCACCACATCGGACGTGGCCGTCACCCGCCAACGCGGCCTGGAGGAACTCCTCGTGAAACTCCCCGCCGTCGCCGCCGCCGGGGCGAGCGCGGTCGACGACGACGGCGCCCGGTTCGGGATGTCCGTCACCTTCTTCGAACCGCTGCCCTGCACCGCCGGCTACGGCGGGACGGTCTACCGCAACGGGCTCGACACCTCGGCCGGGCCCGCGGTGAACACCGCCGCCCGCTGCGCGTCCTCGCCCGGCACCGGCATCAACGTCCGGGGCAGCGCCAACGCCCCCAAGGGCGGCCCGGTGCCGAAACCGGCCGTCCCGGGCTCGATGAAGCTGCCCGGAGCCGTGGACGGCGCGGCCGCGACCGCACAGCCGCCGGCCGAAGGCATGGCCGGGCTGCTGGGCCTGGGAGGCGGCTCATGA
- a CDS encoding nuclear transport factor 2 family protein encodes MLAALALVVCAAGAAGWGGWQRYEASHDDTASFAQARDDALAAGEQAVQNMNTLDHKALEQGLDSWEQSTTGDLHRQLVDGRDEFARQIAEAKTVSTAKVLSGAVTELDQRAGRAGVMVALRVTVTAPEGEPAVKESRLLGTLTRTAGGWKLSALGQAPVGATAG; translated from the coding sequence CTGCTCGCCGCCCTGGCCCTGGTGGTCTGCGCGGCCGGAGCCGCGGGCTGGGGCGGCTGGCAGCGCTACGAGGCATCGCACGACGACACGGCCTCCTTCGCGCAGGCGCGGGACGACGCGCTGGCGGCGGGGGAGCAGGCGGTGCAGAACATGAACACCCTGGACCACAAGGCGCTGGAGCAGGGGCTCGACAGCTGGGAGCAGTCCACCACCGGCGACCTCCACCGCCAGCTCGTCGACGGGCGGGATGAGTTCGCCCGGCAGATCGCCGAGGCGAAGACGGTGAGCACGGCGAAGGTCCTCTCCGGCGCGGTGACCGAGCTGGACCAACGGGCGGGCCGGGCCGGGGTGATGGTCGCACTGCGGGTCACCGTGACCGCGCCCGAGGGTGAACCGGCGGTGAAGGAGAGCCGGTTGCTCGGCACTCTCACCCGGACCGCCGGGGGGTGGAAGCTCAGCGCACTGGGCCAGGCGCCCGTCGGCGCCACGGCCGGCTGA